One stretch of Paenibacillus sp. AN1007 DNA includes these proteins:
- a CDS encoding ribosomal L7Ae/L30e/S12e/Gadd45 family protein: MSDTKVLSYLGLSMRAGKLLTGDEIVHKAVRSGEAKMVIVAGDASANTQKKFRDKCATYKVPLLIGLDRDRIGSSIGKDTRVVLAVTDLGFAKMISKQVGIMSEVEYIE, from the coding sequence ATGAGTGATACGAAAGTGCTGTCTTATCTCGGGCTCTCGATGCGCGCTGGCAAGCTGCTCACAGGTGATGAGATTGTGCACAAAGCAGTCCGTTCAGGTGAAGCTAAGATGGTTATTGTTGCAGGTGATGCTTCTGCAAACACACAAAAGAAATTTCGCGACAAATGTGCTACTTACAAGGTTCCGCTTCTTATCGGATTGGATCGCGACCGCATAGGGTCAAGCATCGGTAAAGATACGCGGGTGGTTCTTGCGGTAACAGACCTTGGGTTTGCAAAAATGATCTCCAAGCAAGTCGGTATAATGTCGGAGGTGGAGTATATTGAGTAA
- a CDS encoding bifunctional oligoribonuclease/PAP phosphatase NrnA, whose protein sequence is MHTYEQALQAGKQFLLEHDDYLVVSHVQPDGDAVSSTVTVGWLLSCLGKTFTMINEGEIPQRMHFLWQADAIVNMTEYPPERKYKAIICVDCADFARVGLTRHYFEEDAVILNIDHHPTNNGYGAVNIIKSDAAATAEILFDFLQLFNITWNKEIATAVYTGLLTDTGGFRYANTSPNVMAVASRLLEHGVDGPNLAQTLLEEVTLPQVRVLNKALSSLQMSEDGRIAWVVITPEDMQVCGAANEDLEGIVNYARNIRGVEVGIFFKVINENAVKVSMRSAGRVDVAALAQTFGGGGHVLAAGCRMEGKLEDIVEKVLKQVNSQW, encoded by the coding sequence ATGCACACTTATGAACAGGCGCTCCAGGCAGGGAAACAATTCCTGCTGGAGCATGACGATTACCTGGTCGTGTCGCATGTACAGCCGGACGGTGACGCAGTCAGCTCGACGGTAACGGTGGGCTGGCTGCTGTCATGTCTGGGAAAGACATTCACGATGATCAATGAAGGTGAAATTCCGCAGCGCATGCATTTTTTATGGCAGGCGGATGCCATTGTGAACATGACAGAATATCCCCCGGAGCGCAAGTATAAAGCGATCATTTGTGTTGATTGCGCCGACTTTGCCAGAGTGGGACTTACCCGTCATTATTTTGAAGAAGATGCAGTCATTCTGAATATTGATCATCATCCCACAAATAATGGATACGGTGCAGTGAACATTATCAAATCGGATGCAGCGGCTACTGCCGAGATTTTGTTTGATTTCCTGCAGCTTTTCAATATTACATGGAATAAAGAGATCGCTACGGCAGTATACACAGGCCTGCTGACAGACACCGGTGGATTTCGTTATGCGAATACCAGCCCTAATGTGATGGCTGTCGCCTCCCGCCTGTTGGAGCATGGCGTAGATGGGCCTAATCTTGCTCAAACGCTGCTCGAAGAGGTGACTCTTCCTCAAGTCCGTGTTTTGAACAAGGCGCTTTCCTCTTTGCAAATGTCAGAAGACGGCAGGATTGCCTGGGTGGTTATCACACCAGAGGATATGCAGGTATGCGGGGCAGCTAATGAAGATTTGGAAGGCATCGTTAACTATGCGCGCAACATTCGCGGGGTCGAAGTAGGCATCTTTTTCAAAGTGATCAATGAGAATGCGGTTAAAGTGTCTATGCGCTCAGCGGGCAGGGTTGATGTAGCCGCACTGGCACAAACCTTTGGCGGGGGCGGACATGTTCTCGCAGCGGGATGCCGAATGGAAGGCAAGCTTGAAGACATTGTAGAAAAAGTACTGAAGCAGGTGAACTCACAATGGTAA
- the rbfA gene encoding 30S ribosome-binding factor RbfA, producing the protein MAKIRTGRVGEQIKKELSLLIQSELKDPRIGFITVTGVEVTGDLSQAKVYLSVFGEQEQKDNSLKALAKANGFLRTELGKRIRFRHVPELIFKIDESIAYGSRIEKLLGDIGSDNNKNESQ; encoded by the coding sequence ATGGCTAAGATTCGTACAGGTAGAGTGGGCGAGCAGATCAAGAAAGAACTGAGTCTGCTTATCCAGTCAGAACTGAAAGATCCTCGTATCGGTTTTATTACCGTAACGGGAGTTGAAGTGACTGGCGACTTGTCGCAAGCCAAAGTTTATCTGAGTGTCTTCGGTGAACAGGAGCAGAAAGATAACTCGCTTAAGGCTCTTGCCAAAGCAAACGGTTTTTTGCGTACGGAACTCGGCAAACGTATCCGTTTCCGTCATGTTCCCGAATTGATATTCAAGATTGACGAATCGATTGCATACGGCAGCCGGATTGAAAAGCTGCTTGGTGATATTGGTTCCGACAACAACAAAAACGAATCCCAGTAA
- a CDS encoding bifunctional riboflavin kinase/FAD synthetase → MLTYPQTLQSAELSTHPQVLAIGQFDGLHLGHASVILSAVRIAQESGMKAAVMTFHPHPKEVMRKGDYEGYLTPLRDKEEILEGMGVDVLYVVEFNESFSQLSPEQFVHELLLPLQTRTAVVGFDFRFGHKGAGDEQMLRTLGGQEMTVETVPPFLLGGEKVSSSLIRALLKRGEIDEASQWLGRPYSVRGTVIHGEKRGRTIGFPTANLELADHYVTPAKGVYAVRVNVGDQELAGVMNLGVKPTFHENGMKPTYEVHLLDFDGQIYDQELKVELVHYIRNERKFDSIDALIAQIREDALTAARLLS, encoded by the coding sequence ATGCTAACTTATCCGCAGACTTTACAATCCGCGGAACTGAGTACACATCCCCAAGTGCTGGCTATTGGTCAATTTGACGGACTGCATCTCGGACATGCAAGTGTCATTCTATCCGCTGTTCGCATTGCGCAGGAATCGGGCATGAAGGCGGCTGTTATGACCTTCCATCCACACCCGAAAGAAGTTATGCGTAAGGGCGATTACGAGGGATATCTGACTCCTCTCAGAGACAAGGAAGAGATCCTTGAGGGTATGGGTGTTGATGTGCTCTACGTTGTTGAATTTAATGAATCATTTTCACAGCTCTCCCCAGAGCAATTCGTTCATGAACTGTTACTTCCTCTTCAGACTCGCACAGCCGTTGTCGGATTTGATTTCCGCTTTGGTCACAAAGGTGCAGGTGACGAGCAGATGCTGCGCACCTTGGGCGGTCAAGAAATGACGGTAGAAACGGTTCCTCCGTTTTTGCTTGGTGGAGAGAAGGTAAGCAGCTCGCTGATTCGTGCCCTGTTGAAGCGGGGCGAGATAGATGAGGCGAGCCAGTGGCTTGGACGTCCTTATAGTGTCAGAGGTACTGTTATTCACGGAGAGAAGCGGGGAAGAACGATCGGTTTTCCTACCGCCAATCTCGAACTTGCGGACCATTATGTTACACCAGCTAAAGGTGTATATGCTGTTCGTGTGAATGTTGGGGATCAAGAACTGGCAGGTGTGATGAACCTGGGTGTCAAACCGACCTTTCACGAGAATGGTATGAAACCAACGTATGAGGTGCATCTGCTTGATTTTGACGGTCAAATTTATGATCAGGAACTGAAAGTGGAACTGGTGCACTACATTCGAAACGAGCGGAAATTCGATTCAATCGACGCTTTGATTGCTCAGATCCGTGAAGATGCACTGACCGCTGCCCGTCTGTTGTCCTAA
- the nusA gene encoding transcription termination factor NusA → MSMDFIEAMNELEREKGISKDVLFEAIEAALISSYKRNFNTAQNVRVDMNRNTGVIRVYARKLIVEEVLDSRTEISLPAAREINPHFQLEDIAEIEVTPRDFGRIAAQTAKQVVTQRIREAERGLIYNAFVDKEEDIVTGVVQRQDLRNIYIDLGKIEAALPLTELMPNEKFVHGDRIKAYITKVENTTKGPQIILSRTHPGLLKRLFELEVPEIFDGVVEIRSVAREAGFRSKIAVHSRNEEVDPVGSCVGPKGMRVQTIVGELRGEKIDIVRYSEQVDEYVANALSPSKVLEVHVFEEEKMARVIVPDYQLSLAIGIKGQNARLAAKLTGWKIDIKSESQAEQEFGREKDSSSEMHQDSVSVD, encoded by the coding sequence ATGAGTATGGATTTTATTGAAGCAATGAATGAATTGGAACGGGAGAAAGGGATCAGTAAGGATGTGCTTTTTGAAGCGATTGAGGCTGCACTTATCTCCAGCTACAAGCGTAATTTCAACACTGCACAGAATGTACGTGTGGACATGAACCGCAATACGGGGGTTATTCGGGTGTATGCCCGCAAGCTGATCGTGGAAGAAGTTCTGGATTCGCGCACCGAAATTTCACTACCTGCTGCACGGGAAATTAACCCACACTTCCAGTTGGAAGATATTGCGGAGATTGAAGTTACGCCGCGCGACTTTGGACGTATCGCCGCACAGACGGCCAAACAGGTTGTTACCCAGCGGATTCGTGAAGCCGAACGCGGCCTGATCTACAATGCTTTCGTAGATAAGGAAGAAGATATCGTTACGGGAGTAGTGCAGCGTCAGGATTTGCGCAATATCTACATCGATCTGGGCAAAATCGAAGCGGCTCTTCCGCTCACCGAATTAATGCCGAACGAGAAGTTTGTTCATGGTGACCGCATCAAGGCGTATATCACCAAGGTCGAGAATACGACTAAAGGGCCGCAAATCATTTTGTCCCGTACTCATCCTGGGCTTTTGAAACGTCTCTTTGAATTGGAAGTACCCGAAATTTTCGACGGCGTAGTCGAAATTCGCTCCGTTGCCCGTGAGGCAGGGTTCCGCTCCAAAATTGCAGTTCATTCCCGCAATGAGGAAGTGGACCCGGTTGGATCATGCGTAGGTCCAAAAGGAATGCGCGTGCAGACCATTGTGGGTGAGCTGCGCGGTGAGAAAATTGACATCGTTCGTTATTCCGAACAAGTGGATGAATATGTGGCTAATGCACTGAGTCCTTCCAAAGTGTTGGAAGTTCATGTGTTCGAAGAGGAGAAGATGGCTCGGGTGATTGTTCCTGACTATCAACTGTCTCTTGCCATTGGCATCAAAGGTCAAAATGCCAGATTGGCAGCCAAATTGACAGGCTGGAAAATCGACATTAAGAGCGAGAGCCAGGCGGAGCAGGAATTCGGCAGAGAAAAAGATTCTTCTTCGGAAATGCATCAGGATTCCGTCTCCGTCGACTAA
- the truB gene encoding tRNA pseudouridine(55) synthase TruB, whose product MVKPFEGVLPVYKPAGFTSHDVVAKMRRILKMKRIGHTGTLDPQVTGVLPLCLGRATRVVEYMQELPKEYLATLRLGLATDTEDLTGEVIERSESAVEVTQDQVQQVLEKFLGTISQVPPMYSAVKVDGKRLYELAREGKTVERKSREVTIYELELIGMEVSDGTTDISFRALCSKGTYIRTLCVDIGRELGFPSTMVKLERTISAGIAADHCLRIEEVEQRMAEGTLAEALIPVDEAISSIPAHKVAEEQTKGALQGQKLSARLLEPPVEKPGLLRLYAQDGTFLGIFERDELKPTVRAVKVFLPE is encoded by the coding sequence ATGGTAAAACCGTTTGAAGGTGTGCTTCCGGTATATAAGCCGGCGGGATTCACTTCGCATGATGTCGTAGCCAAAATGCGCCGAATTTTGAAAATGAAGCGTATTGGCCATACGGGTACTCTCGATCCACAGGTAACCGGAGTTCTTCCGCTCTGCCTCGGGCGGGCTACACGAGTCGTGGAGTACATGCAGGAACTTCCGAAAGAATATCTGGCAACGCTCAGACTGGGACTCGCTACAGACACAGAAGACCTGACGGGTGAAGTCATTGAACGTTCCGAGTCTGCTGTTGAAGTGACGCAGGATCAGGTGCAGCAGGTGCTGGAGAAGTTTCTAGGTACTATTTCACAAGTTCCGCCCATGTATTCTGCGGTCAAAGTAGATGGGAAACGATTGTATGAACTTGCTCGTGAAGGCAAGACCGTTGAGCGTAAGAGCCGGGAAGTGACGATCTATGAACTGGAACTTATCGGAATGGAAGTCAGCGATGGAACCACAGATATATCATTCCGTGCGTTGTGCTCGAAAGGCACGTATATTCGAACGTTGTGTGTGGACATCGGTCGCGAGCTCGGTTTCCCGTCCACCATGGTGAAGCTGGAGCGTACTATCTCTGCAGGAATAGCTGCGGATCATTGTCTTCGTATTGAAGAAGTGGAGCAGCGTATGGCGGAAGGCACGCTGGCGGAGGCGCTGATTCCTGTAGATGAAGCGATCTCTTCCATTCCGGCTCATAAAGTTGCTGAAGAGCAGACAAAAGGAGCCCTTCAGGGTCAGAAGTTGTCTGCACGTCTGTTGGAGCCGCCCGTGGAGAAGCCGGGACTGCTGCGTTTGTATGCTCAGGACGGAACGTTTCTGGGGATTTTTGAACGGGATGAATTGAAACCAACCGTGAGGGCTGTTAAAGTCTTCTTACCGGAATAA
- the rimP gene encoding ribosome maturation factor RimP: MSTTNIKSTVEEMIQPYLNEQGFELVDIEYVKEGSSWFLRVYVDKEGGIDIDDCVLISEKLSAKLDENDPIPSVYFLEVSSPGAERPLKKAEDVAKAVGKNVFVTTYEPVNGMKEFEGKLISFDNGELVIEAGKKQHTISYEKVASARLAILF; this comes from the coding sequence TTGAGCACAACGAATATTAAATCTACCGTGGAAGAAATGATCCAACCCTACTTGAATGAACAAGGCTTCGAGCTGGTTGACATCGAATACGTCAAAGAAGGCAGCAGCTGGTTTTTACGGGTGTATGTCGACAAAGAAGGTGGAATCGACATCGACGATTGTGTCTTGATCAGCGAAAAGCTGAGCGCCAAGCTGGATGAGAACGATCCGATTCCATCTGTCTATTTCCTTGAAGTGTCTTCTCCCGGTGCGGAACGTCCACTGAAAAAAGCGGAGGATGTTGCCAAAGCTGTAGGCAAAAATGTTTTTGTTACAACCTACGAGCCGGTGAATGGAATGAAGGAGTTCGAAGGCAAGCTGATATCCTTTGATAACGGGGAACTTGTCATCGAAGCAGGCAAAAAGCAGCATACCATTTCTTATGAAAAGGTTGCCAGCGCGCGTTTGGCTATTTTGTTCTAA
- the infB gene encoding translation initiation factor IF-2 has translation MSKQENKEKLRVYEYAKSLNMSSKEIITILKKLDIPVNNHMSVMENGSVGKVEQFFKDIKSTAASKQGSEAKSVATSAVRSDKPADSSKPGGGVNTPKSSSTTGSPVQTKIQQEKQVGMNNRPNSNNNNGTQRPSGQDSRNRTTTSQGSSQGGQSGNRPRPASGGQGNTGSRPQGSGQRPNNSGGPSRSSGPNSGGSTGNSGNRSGGQSQGQGQGGQRRGGQGSSGGNNGNRSNSGGGGGRRFDDNRGGNFRNNRGGKNNRNRNQQQYVQREKIDNTPKKIIVRGDMTVGETAKLLHKDASEVIKKLIGMGVMATINQELDIDTILLLAGEFGVEVEVKIVLEDDRFENVEENDDPADLQSRPPVVTIMGHVDHGKTTLLDAIRSTNVSSGEAGGITQHIGAYQVEINNKKITFLDTPGHEAFTAMRARGAQVTDMTIIVVAADDGVMPQTVEAINHAKAAGLPIIVAVNKIDKPGADPDKVKQELTNYELVPEEWGGDTIFVNVSAKQRMGLEGLLEMILLVAEVNEYKANPNKRARGTVIEAELDKGRGPVARILVQHGTLKVGDAFVAGNCFGRVRAMVNDKGRRLKEAGPSTPVEITGLTEVPGAGDPFMVFEDERKARSIADKRAITQRESDLGTNTRVTLDDLFQHIKDGEIKDLNVIIKGDVQGSVEALKGSLAKIEVEGVRVKIIHSGAGAITESDIILAAASNAIVIGFNVRPENQAKITADQEQVDIRLHRVIYSVIEEIEQAMKGMLDPIYKEKVIGHAEVRNTFSISKVGTIAGCMVTSGKITRSAEARLIRDGIVLYEGKLDSLKRFKDDAKEVAQGYECGITLDKYNDLKEGDVIEAFIMESVQR, from the coding sequence TTGAGTAAACAGGAAAACAAGGAAAAATTGCGAGTTTATGAATATGCGAAGTCCCTTAACATGAGCAGTAAGGAAATTATTACTATCCTTAAAAAACTGGATATTCCCGTTAACAATCATATGAGTGTAATGGAGAATGGTTCGGTCGGTAAGGTGGAACAATTTTTTAAAGATATTAAATCCACTGCCGCGTCGAAACAAGGCAGCGAAGCCAAGTCTGTTGCGACTTCGGCCGTGCGCAGTGACAAACCAGCGGACAGCAGCAAGCCGGGCGGCGGAGTGAACACGCCGAAGAGCAGCAGTACAACCGGCAGTCCCGTACAAACAAAAATACAACAGGAAAAGCAGGTAGGTATGAACAATAGACCAAATTCCAACAATAACAATGGCACTCAAAGACCAAGCGGCCAAGATAGCCGTAACAGAACAACAACTTCCCAAGGCTCAAGTCAGGGAGGACAATCAGGCAATCGTCCAAGACCAGCTTCAGGTGGTCAAGGAAATACAGGGTCCCGCCCGCAAGGATCGGGTCAACGTCCGAACAACAGCGGCGGTCCTAGCAGATCTTCAGGACCTAACAGCGGTGGAAGCACTGGAAACAGTGGTAACCGCAGCGGTGGCCAAAGTCAGGGACAAGGCCAAGGCGGCCAGCGTAGAGGCGGCCAAGGCAGTTCAGGCGGCAATAACGGCAATCGTTCCAACAGCGGTGGTGGTGGCGGACGCCGCTTCGATGACAATCGTGGTGGTAATTTCCGCAACAATCGCGGAGGCAAGAACAATCGCAACAGAAATCAACAGCAGTACGTACAGCGTGAAAAAATCGATAACACACCTAAGAAAATCATCGTTCGCGGTGATATGACTGTTGGTGAAACGGCAAAACTTCTTCATAAGGATGCTTCCGAAGTAATCAAAAAGCTTATTGGCATGGGTGTCATGGCAACCATTAACCAAGAACTTGACATTGATACCATTCTGCTGCTCGCAGGTGAATTCGGTGTTGAAGTTGAAGTGAAGATTGTTCTTGAAGATGATCGTTTTGAAAATGTGGAAGAGAATGATGATCCTGCAGATCTTCAATCCCGCCCTCCAGTTGTAACGATTATGGGTCACGTCGACCATGGTAAAACGACATTGCTGGATGCAATCCGTTCCACGAATGTATCTAGCGGCGAAGCAGGCGGAATTACGCAGCATATCGGTGCTTATCAGGTTGAAATTAACAATAAGAAAATCACGTTCCTTGATACTCCTGGCCACGAAGCATTTACTGCGATGCGTGCACGTGGAGCACAAGTTACGGATATGACGATTATTGTTGTCGCTGCAGATGATGGTGTTATGCCGCAGACGGTTGAGGCAATTAACCACGCCAAAGCTGCGGGTCTGCCGATTATCGTTGCAGTCAACAAAATTGACAAACCGGGTGCTGATCCGGACAAAGTGAAACAGGAACTGACCAACTATGAACTCGTTCCGGAAGAATGGGGCGGAGATACCATCTTTGTAAACGTATCTGCGAAACAAAGAATGGGTCTTGAAGGACTGCTTGAGATGATTTTGCTCGTTGCTGAAGTGAACGAGTACAAAGCAAATCCGAACAAACGTGCTCGTGGTACGGTTATTGAAGCCGAACTGGATAAAGGCCGTGGTCCGGTTGCGCGTATCCTCGTGCAGCATGGTACACTCAAAGTCGGCGATGCATTCGTAGCAGGTAACTGCTTCGGCCGTGTGCGTGCAATGGTCAATGACAAGGGCCGCCGCCTGAAAGAAGCTGGACCTTCAACACCTGTTGAGATTACAGGTCTGACGGAAGTTCCAGGCGCTGGAGATCCGTTTATGGTCTTTGAAGATGAGCGTAAAGCTCGTTCCATCGCTGATAAACGTGCAATTACGCAGCGTGAATCCGATCTGGGCACGAATACACGTGTCACACTGGATGATCTGTTCCAGCACATTAAAGATGGCGAGATCAAAGACTTGAACGTAATCATCAAAGGTGACGTACAGGGTTCGGTTGAAGCATTGAAAGGTTCCCTTGCGAAGATCGAAGTCGAAGGTGTGCGCGTGAAAATCATTCACAGCGGTGCTGGTGCGATCACGGAATCCGACATCATCTTGGCTGCGGCTTCCAATGCCATCGTGATCGGCTTCAACGTTCGTCCTGAGAATCAGGCAAAAATCACTGCGGATCAAGAGCAGGTAGACATTCGTCTGCACCGCGTCATCTACAGTGTTATCGAAGAGATTGAACAAGCAATGAAGGGCATGCTTGATCCAATCTACAAAGAAAAAGTTATTGGTCATGCTGAAGTTCGTAATACCTTCTCCATCAGTAAAGTGGGTACCATTGCAGGTTGTATGGTTACCTCGGGCAAAATCACTCGTTCTGCGGAAGCACGCCTGATTCGTGACGGTATCGTCCTTTACGAAGGCAAGCTGGATTCCCTGAAACGGTTTAAAGATGATGCCAAAGAAGTGGCACAAGGTTACGAGTGCGGTATCACATTGGACAAATACAACGATCTCAAGGAAGGCGATGTAATTGAAGCCTTCATCATGGAGAGCGTACAACGATAA
- a CDS encoding YlxR family protein → MKSKKVPLRKCVACQEMMPKKQLIRIVKTPEDEVLIDLTGKKSGRGAYLCGKESCFKLALKNRALDRALKGKVSPEIYEQLAADFIAVEDEFMAAQERDEDE, encoded by the coding sequence ATGAAATCAAAAAAAGTGCCGCTGCGCAAATGTGTGGCATGCCAGGAAATGATGCCCAAGAAGCAGCTCATTCGCATCGTTAAAACACCTGAGGATGAAGTGCTGATTGATTTGACTGGCAAAAAGTCCGGACGCGGCGCATATCTATGCGGCAAAGAGTCCTGCTTTAAGCTTGCGCTTAAAAACCGGGCTTTGGATCGGGCGTTGAAGGGGAAAGTTTCACCAGAAATCTATGAACAGCTGGCCGCTGATTTTATTGCAGTAGAGGATGAATTTATGGCTGCACAGGAGCGTGATGAGGATGAGTGA